In Pigmentibacter ruber, a genomic segment contains:
- a CDS encoding hybrid sensor histidine kinase/response regulator: MYFKIPNIIITSLKVGLRNSIIVGDRFLIEKEFVSLIQSKELSQISLFILNKNNEEVEISSYGNGLFRKKNLFYLTKNVIFSDNIYTSQKIEIEYNNKIIANLYFAKELNLGALLSIYFFLIIFVIFLFYIINRQIKNLYSKISLPIYTLEKSLTINKTSLDIKELQFYEFYNLFNQILHYQNEVSIAEKNKVQIAELSAVTTTIQMLAHDLRQPFSKVKIILSILNNNKNLEEIKSILPNITESTNKDLSRIEFFLNDIMTLGRDVTLAKKNICIRRLILSCLKTCFDTNKKIDVQIETLFTHKYKLNVDYEKFERVLINIISNALESMKGGSGKLWVTTTEVIQSQLPEYLELTIGNSNSFIPTEETEKIFELFFTKGKAKGTGLGLAIVKKIVSEHQGQIFCHSSQEKGVEFKIQLPLARNEADNEKLKIPYSNIFFREIDIIDYNIRCDNDHKFILKEIADTFEKNNNITINVIVLDDDVSYLNHLKSFENEMLAFLKNIHITYTTSIEVIKNEIKLNKLHLYIIDIDLNDENYNGLDIIELIEDKSKLKTCIHTNRFLESDVNRIKEKSKADFILLKPMNIYGYLKVLKATLDSLIVK, encoded by the coding sequence GTGTATTTCAAGATACCAAATATTATTATTACTTCATTAAAAGTAGGTTTAAGAAACTCAATTATTGTTGGAGATCGTTTTTTAATTGAAAAAGAATTTGTGTCTTTGATTCAAAGTAAAGAGCTTTCACAAATTAGTCTATTTATCTTAAATAAAAATAATGAGGAAGTGGAAATTAGTTCTTATGGAAATGGTCTTTTTAGAAAGAAGAATTTATTTTATTTGACTAAAAATGTAATATTTAGTGACAATATTTATACCTCGCAAAAAATAGAAATTGAATATAATAACAAAATAATAGCAAATTTATACTTTGCGAAAGAACTAAACTTGGGTGCTTTGCTATCAATTTACTTTTTTTTGATTATATTTGTTATTTTCTTGTTTTATATCATAAATAGGCAAATTAAAAATCTATATAGTAAAATTTCTTTACCAATATATACTCTAGAAAAGTCACTTACAATAAATAAAACTTCTTTAGATATTAAAGAATTGCAGTTTTATGAATTTTACAATTTATTTAATCAGATACTTCACTATCAAAATGAAGTTTCAATTGCTGAAAAAAATAAAGTTCAAATTGCAGAATTATCCGCAGTCACTACTACCATTCAAATGCTAGCGCATGACTTGCGACAACCCTTTTCAAAAGTAAAAATAATTTTATCTATCTTAAATAACAATAAAAATTTAGAAGAAATTAAAAGTATTTTACCAAATATCACCGAATCTACTAACAAAGACTTGTCTAGAATAGAGTTTTTCTTAAATGATATTATGACTTTAGGCAGAGATGTTACTTTGGCTAAAAAAAATATTTGCATTCGCAGACTTATTTTATCATGTTTAAAGACATGTTTTGATACAAACAAAAAAATTGATGTCCAAATTGAAACTCTTTTTACTCATAAATATAAATTAAATGTTGATTATGAAAAATTTGAGCGAGTCTTAATTAATATTATATCGAATGCGTTGGAATCGATGAAAGGCGGAAGCGGTAAATTATGGGTAACAACAACAGAAGTCATACAATCGCAATTGCCAGAATATCTTGAATTGACAATAGGAAATTCAAATTCTTTTATCCCTACAGAAGAAACTGAAAAAATATTTGAACTATTTTTTACAAAAGGAAAAGCGAAAGGCACTGGCTTAGGTTTAGCAATTGTTAAAAAAATTGTTTCAGAACATCAAGGGCAAATATTTTGCCACTCAAGCCAAGAAAAAGGTGTTGAATTTAAAATACAACTTCCTCTTGCAAGAAATGAAGCTGATAATGAAAAATTAAAAATTCCATACAGTAACATATTTTTTCGGGAAATAGACATTATTGATTATAATATTAGATGTGATAATGATCACAAATTTATCTTGAAAGAAATTGCAGATACATTTGAAAAAAATAATAATATTACTATAAATGTGATTGTTTTAGATGACGATGTCAGTTACTTAAACCACTTAAAGTCATTTGAAAATGAAATGCTGGCGTTTTTAAAGAATATTCATATAACCTATACAACTAGTATTGAAGTGATAAAAAACGAAATAAAATTAAATAAGTTGCATCTTTATATTATTGATATTGATTTAAACGACGAAAATTATAATGGGTTAGATATTATTGAGCTGATAGAAGATAAATCCAAATTAAAAACTTGCATTCATACAAATCGCTTTTTAGAAAGCGATGTCAATAGAATTAAAGAAAAAAGTAAGGCAGACTTTATTTTACTAAAGCCAATGAATATTTATGGCTACTTAAAAGTATTAAAAGCGACGCTAGATTCTTTAATAGTGAAGTAA
- the rpoD gene encoding RNA polymerase sigma factor RpoD, with protein sequence MVTKKTTQQNLDESSHSQSAKKDNIKTAKPVVSKITVTAKTPEGKPIVIKKKAEKEGTVVSSVTVSEDEKKLAHSIHVEGSKLKAKTAAAAVEPAKATSSKEKKSTSKSVIHEKSEKVATANTKKETKAAVAEDLSDEKIEAKSSKKKEQPNKIEGGKKATKAKNAKGADGEEEEGFEEATLDEEPDEFNMEEDDDLLGDVDLDADDATALPEDDFLAAEEFGADLGGEEEELDASARSNDPVRVYLRKMGQVALLSRDGEVEIAKKIENEENKLLEHLVSLRIGINHMCDIGQKFIDGIIKAKNLVKGFDDEQDQANDEGQSQRVRVLVESFMKLAKTVIEIEDKYGLQGLDKLSSHEREILVESRNQMFEIVKEININRRIIQQIVTELDTHAKIVSDCMKEINKVKVRTRLDEARLSAYCNSNATRPIEVNFLTERDWENFKATYLSAHNSILMSEQACFLSRSEIAIKYQVISNANRFAEEAKRELIEANLRLVVSIAKKYMNRGLQFLDLIQEGNIGLMKAVEKFEYRRGYKFSTYATWWIRQAITRAIADQARTIRIPVHMIETINKMVRTSRQLVQEMGREPTPEEIAQRMDMSIEKVRKVMKIAREPISLEAPIGEEEDNHYGDFLEDKAHGAPIDIVANQSLSEQTKKVLATLTSREEKVLRMRFGIGEKTDHTLEEVGQSFDVTRERIRQIEAKALRKLRHPSRSKKLKAFIES encoded by the coding sequence ATGGTTACGAAAAAAACAACGCAACAAAATTTAGATGAATCCTCTCATTCTCAGTCAGCAAAAAAAGATAATATCAAAACAGCTAAACCTGTTGTGAGTAAAATCACTGTGACTGCTAAAACTCCTGAAGGCAAACCTATTGTCATTAAGAAAAAAGCAGAGAAGGAAGGAACTGTAGTATCTTCTGTAACAGTTTCTGAAGACGAAAAGAAACTAGCACACTCTATCCATGTGGAAGGCAGTAAGCTAAAGGCAAAAACCGCTGCAGCTGCTGTTGAGCCTGCAAAAGCAACTTCTAGCAAGGAAAAGAAAAGTACTTCTAAATCAGTTATCCATGAGAAATCTGAAAAAGTTGCTACTGCAAATACAAAGAAGGAAACAAAAGCCGCTGTTGCTGAAGATCTCTCTGATGAAAAAATTGAAGCAAAATCTAGTAAAAAGAAAGAACAACCTAATAAAATAGAAGGCGGCAAAAAGGCAACCAAAGCTAAAAATGCGAAGGGAGCTGATGGAGAGGAAGAAGAAGGCTTTGAAGAAGCTACTTTGGACGAAGAACCAGATGAGTTCAATATGGAAGAAGACGACGATCTTCTTGGTGATGTTGACCTCGATGCCGATGACGCAACGGCTTTACCTGAAGATGATTTTCTTGCTGCTGAAGAATTTGGTGCCGATCTTGGTGGCGAAGAAGAAGAACTCGATGCTTCTGCACGTAGCAACGATCCTGTGCGTGTATATCTTAGAAAAATGGGCCAAGTTGCTTTACTCTCCCGTGACGGCGAAGTTGAGATAGCAAAGAAAATTGAAAATGAAGAAAATAAACTGCTAGAGCACCTTGTGTCCTTGCGCATTGGTATCAATCATATGTGCGATATTGGGCAAAAGTTTATCGATGGCATTATCAAAGCAAAAAACTTAGTAAAAGGTTTTGATGACGAGCAAGACCAAGCTAACGACGAAGGTCAATCCCAACGGGTTCGAGTGTTGGTTGAAAGCTTTATGAAACTGGCAAAAACTGTCATTGAAATTGAAGATAAATATGGCTTGCAAGGATTAGACAAATTATCTTCCCATGAGCGCGAGATATTAGTTGAATCCCGCAATCAAATGTTTGAAATTGTCAAAGAAATTAATATCAATCGCCGTATTATTCAACAAATAGTTACAGAGCTTGATACGCATGCAAAAATAGTTTCTGACTGCATGAAGGAAATCAATAAAGTTAAAGTTAGAACTCGTTTAGATGAAGCGCGCTTATCTGCTTATTGTAACTCAAATGCAACAAGACCAATTGAAGTAAATTTTTTAACTGAAAGAGATTGGGAAAACTTTAAGGCTACATATTTATCAGCCCATAATTCTATTTTAATGAGCGAACAAGCTTGTTTCCTTAGTCGTAGTGAAATTGCAATTAAGTACCAAGTTATTAGCAATGCAAATCGTTTTGCCGAAGAAGCAAAACGCGAACTTATTGAAGCAAACTTAAGATTAGTTGTTTCTATAGCAAAAAAATACATGAACCGTGGATTACAGTTTTTGGATCTCATCCAAGAAGGTAACATTGGTTTAATGAAAGCAGTGGAAAAGTTTGAATACCGCCGTGGGTATAAATTTAGTACTTATGCAACTTGGTGGATTCGCCAGGCTATAACACGCGCTATTGCAGACCAAGCAAGAACAATTCGTATTCCAGTACACATGATAGAAACCATCAACAAAATGGTACGAACAAGCCGTCAGTTGGTACAAGAAATGGGACGTGAACCTACCCCTGAAGAAATTGCTCAACGCATGGATATGAGTATTGAAAAAGTACGCAAGGTTATGAAAATTGCCCGTGAACCAATTTCTTTGGAAGCACCAATTGGTGAAGAAGAAGACAATCACTACGGAGATTTTCTTGAAGATAAAGCACATGGAGCACCAATTGATATCGTTGCAAACCAAAGTTTGTCCGAACAAACTAAAAAAGTTCTTGCAACTTTAACTTCTAGGGAAGAAAAAGTATTGCGCATGCGCTTTGGTATTGGTGAAAAAACGGATCACACTTTGGAAGAAGTGGGACAAAGTTTTGATGTAACCCGTGAACGTATCCGCCAGATTGAAGCAAAAGCGTTAAGAAAATTACGTCATCCAAGCCGTTCGAAAAAACTAAAAGCGTTTATCGAAAGCTAA
- the rpsU gene encoding 30S ribosomal protein S21 has translation MPVVKIKEGETFESAMRRFKKQCEKAGILSEIRKREHYEKPSVKIKRKRMAARKRALKKQKKLMA, from the coding sequence ATGCCAGTAGTTAAAATTAAAGAAGGTGAGACCTTTGAAAGCGCAATGCGTAGATTTAAAAAGCAATGTGAAAAAGCAGGGATCCTTTCTGAAATCCGTAAACGTGAGCATTATGAAAAACCCTCTGTAAAAATCAAGAGAAAACGTATGGCTGCACGTAAGCGCGCTCTTAAGAAACAAAAGAAATTAATGGCTTAA
- a CDS encoding toprim domain-containing protein, which yields MRLRKHSIQNLIQTINLPEHFQRYMEIKRSGGNAVAKCAFHQDSSPSMYVYSEHYHCYACKAHGSIIDYEMHRTGHSFREVVEALASQYQIPLEYETTAEEKKNSKETERFEKLQKDLEKTYEFFKSNKANLLQNIQNNLAKDYFNLPINQQLDILYTGENKKYTEHFQSSTLTDFLHYDYSNCIAFPLYKDNGKIGGFCIGVNINKISSSELENFDSYEIPEFKIITPFAKRTIRCLNWQQIRPIIAQHKLIYIVNHFSDFNNLLKLNVQNVILSLENNLNATIIKEITNKVPNVVIVVTNFEKSKLFIWNIFKESLNINDLNFEVLKLNPLELNSSEGQIERLKLNTKKLWEEVIYNFLQQIPINSRLFEFNKKILPLFNKIEEYTRKDILLEQIAQKFFSSSKVIFAKNVKTENKVENKRNFQFIGHQYTEVASEDVSKKNSETIEKIIDNTSNTKEIENEKEYLEKTIQFYHKILLSNFPDAIEARNYLEQRGFSSEMIQKWNLGLCPSSHELSRKIENRSVFSEPLLKLGLVKESKLKNGYYDFFHDRIIIPIYGHNGEPVALSGRIFAAQYRNKNLNIPKYINSAESKLFAKSKILFNFHSAMQAIVTYGYVIVVEGYMDCISLVNNGFQNSVAVMGTSLTTYHLEVLAKVTKRIILCFDSDSAGFQAAKRTFATVYPTKNIELEFLAIPDGKDPDEFLKNYGAGEFLKLVEQTVPLLNQVAAWLFVEAKEDLETFLRLVKQQLVPVILQHPDIGVQNEALHFLCDKYLKNIYPEDLRKEQKGLLPAGQRQINNKNLQNDLDGFQSIVWPVLTTTEVKLLLSLIHAKFTDLPLRLQNVALEKDGEIEANERICALAISHQMSKISFSVYLEFLSAMVENQHISLLELSKTNEIQFSAEAKFVIAYVNSDVHILYQYKMEELLKESLPGNVSMVSFKNIWDLKNSGFLRFQLRNIRLSAQRGVITAFIAEALLQLELEYIDNALKAFSSFHFDNEIDEQFHDLVTERSRRIKEFGSFANFSLQ from the coding sequence TTGAGACTTCGCAAGCATTCTATTCAAAACTTAATCCAGACCATAAATTTACCAGAGCATTTCCAGCGCTATATGGAAATTAAACGCTCTGGAGGAAATGCTGTTGCCAAATGCGCATTTCATCAAGACTCTTCACCAAGTATGTATGTTTATTCTGAACACTATCACTGCTATGCCTGTAAAGCGCACGGCAGTATCATTGATTATGAAATGCATAGAACGGGACATAGTTTTAGAGAAGTTGTAGAAGCTCTTGCTAGTCAATATCAAATTCCATTAGAGTATGAAACAACTGCAGAAGAGAAAAAAAATTCTAAAGAAACAGAACGATTTGAAAAATTGCAAAAAGATTTAGAAAAAACGTATGAATTTTTTAAATCGAATAAAGCTAATCTTTTGCAAAATATACAAAATAATTTGGCAAAAGATTACTTTAATCTACCAATAAATCAACAACTAGATATTTTGTATACAGGAGAAAATAAAAAATACACAGAGCATTTTCAATCAAGTACTCTGACAGACTTTCTCCATTATGATTATTCAAATTGTATTGCATTTCCGCTGTATAAAGACAATGGAAAAATAGGTGGTTTTTGTATAGGAGTAAATATAAATAAAATTTCCTCTTCGGAATTAGAAAATTTTGACTCTTACGAAATCCCTGAATTTAAAATAATTACTCCTTTTGCTAAGAGAACAATTCGTTGTTTGAACTGGCAACAAATTAGACCTATCATTGCACAACATAAATTAATTTATATTGTAAATCATTTTTCTGATTTTAATAATCTCCTTAAATTAAATGTTCAAAATGTTATTTTATCTTTAGAGAATAATTTAAATGCTACAATAATTAAAGAAATAACTAATAAAGTTCCAAATGTTGTTATTGTTGTTACTAATTTTGAAAAAAGCAAGCTTTTTATATGGAATATATTTAAAGAATCTTTAAATATAAATGATCTAAATTTTGAAGTTTTAAAACTAAATCCATTAGAATTAAATTCATCTGAAGGACAAATTGAGAGACTTAAATTAAATACAAAAAAATTATGGGAAGAAGTTATATATAATTTTCTTCAACAAATTCCAATTAATAGTAGACTATTTGAATTCAACAAAAAAATTCTTCCTTTATTTAATAAAATAGAGGAATATACCAGAAAAGATATTTTATTAGAACAAATTGCACAGAAATTTTTTTCATCCTCAAAAGTTATTTTCGCTAAAAATGTAAAGACTGAAAATAAAGTTGAAAACAAAAGAAACTTTCAATTTATTGGGCACCAATATACTGAAGTTGCTTCTGAAGATGTTTCTAAAAAAAACTCTGAAACTATTGAGAAAATTATAGACAATACTAGCAATACAAAAGAAATTGAAAATGAGAAAGAATACTTAGAAAAAACCATTCAATTTTATCATAAAATTTTATTATCTAATTTTCCTGATGCCATAGAAGCAAGAAATTATCTCGAACAAAGAGGATTCTCATCAGAAATGATTCAAAAATGGAATTTAGGATTATGTCCCTCTTCACATGAACTTTCAAGAAAGATAGAAAATCGTTCAGTATTTTCTGAACCTTTGTTAAAATTAGGTTTAGTAAAGGAAAGTAAATTAAAAAATGGATATTATGATTTCTTCCATGATAGAATTATCATTCCAATCTATGGACATAATGGAGAACCTGTAGCTTTATCAGGTAGAATATTTGCTGCTCAATATCGAAATAAGAATTTAAATATACCAAAATATATTAACTCAGCTGAATCAAAATTATTTGCGAAATCAAAAATTTTATTTAATTTTCATTCTGCAATGCAGGCAATAGTCACATATGGTTATGTCATTGTTGTTGAAGGCTATATGGATTGTATTTCCTTAGTAAATAATGGATTTCAAAATTCTGTTGCTGTAATGGGAACAAGTCTTACAACATATCATTTAGAGGTCCTTGCCAAAGTAACAAAACGCATTATATTATGTTTTGATTCTGACTCTGCTGGATTTCAAGCAGCAAAAAGAACTTTTGCTACAGTTTATCCAACAAAAAATATTGAATTAGAGTTTCTTGCTATCCCTGATGGAAAAGACCCAGATGAGTTTTTGAAAAACTACGGTGCCGGAGAATTTCTGAAACTTGTTGAACAGACTGTTCCGCTTCTAAATCAAGTAGCTGCCTGGTTATTTGTTGAGGCAAAAGAAGATCTCGAAACATTTCTTAGACTTGTAAAACAACAATTGGTACCTGTTATTTTACAGCATCCTGATATAGGTGTTCAAAATGAAGCCTTGCATTTTTTGTGTGACAAGTACTTAAAAAATATATATCCTGAAGACTTAAGAAAAGAGCAGAAAGGGTTGTTACCTGCAGGACAAAGGCAGATTAATAATAAAAATTTACAGAATGATTTAGATGGTTTTCAATCTATTGTATGGCCTGTATTAACAACAACTGAAGTAAAGCTTTTACTTTCATTAATCCATGCTAAGTTTACTGATCTTCCTTTGCGTCTCCAAAATGTGGCTTTAGAAAAAGATGGAGAAATTGAGGCGAATGAAAGGATATGTGCTTTAGCAATTTCTCACCAAATGAGTAAAATTAGCTTTTCAGTTTACTTAGAGTTCCTATCTGCTATGGTGGAAAATCAACATATTTCATTGCTTGAACTCAGTAAGACCAATGAAATTCAATTTTCCGCAGAAGCTAAATTTGTTATTGCCTATGTTAACTCAGATGTTCACATTTTATACCAATATAAGATGGAGGAATTATTAAAAGAAAGCTTGCCAGGTAACGTGTCCATGGTATCATTTAAGAATATTTGGGATTTAAAAAATTCTGGTTTTTTGAGGTTTCAGTTGCGAAACATTCGACTTTCTGCACAAAGAGGTGTCATAACCGCATTTATTGCTGAAGCTTTACTTCAATTGGAACTTGAATATATTGACAATGCGCTTAAAGCTTTTTCGAGTTTCCATTTTGATAATGAAATAGACGAACAATTTCATGATCTTGTCACTGAGCGTTCGAGACGAATCAAGGAATTCGGTTCTTTTGCTAATTTTAGTTTGCAATAA
- a CDS encoding ABC transporter substrate-binding protein, whose product MIFNCDIIPYAHSAPINIKDVINPQILDTLVEIKNGSVIPKILKNAYFDFTTQEYVLEMYKNTKFHNNRIATLDDLEFSLTREYYTYGKERGAGILGSVLGIEKIGELGLKKYMKGKVKGIKQEPPNILRIKLEAPDPDFLFNLAKWELSLVPMEELSENYLEWRKYPIGTGIYKVVEPGYQNGLLKLVLTKPINLNSLTQINIYTNSIQNIDYDLSILNSLPNFKILKTNYPYKQFSITFVNTSDLSKNYNFRKFVQLVIDKKKLEKIIMGHKEIKTLANKSWLEKEVVNEENLKLIKGYLEKIPFELMQKEWFISVYSGTKNLSKEKQNLVNELISQLKEYGFNINYKIFNTQHLPKDIALKTVFDLSYYKVNPFDYLYKYLRLTKNSEDIYSKPEYDATLEELYKKALYAENRDIKFKYINELDNYVTEKAYWIPLLESEVEYYYNPKTIEKLSSDNDFLYLKFEDIVLKN is encoded by the coding sequence ATGATTTTTAATTGTGATATTATTCCATATGCACACTCAGCTCCTATTAATATTAAAGATGTGATAAATCCGCAAATTTTAGATACTTTAGTTGAAATAAAAAATGGATCAGTAATACCGAAGATTTTAAAAAATGCTTACTTTGATTTTACGACCCAAGAATATGTTCTTGAAATGTATAAAAACACAAAGTTTCATAATAATCGTATAGCGACTTTAGATGATTTAGAGTTTTCGTTGACTAGAGAATATTATACTTACGGGAAGGAAAGAGGGGCAGGTATTTTAGGCTCTGTTCTCGGCATAGAGAAAATTGGGGAACTTGGGCTCAAAAAATATATGAAAGGAAAAGTAAAAGGTATAAAACAAGAACCGCCAAATATTTTAAGGATCAAACTTGAAGCGCCTGATCCAGATTTTTTATTTAACCTAGCAAAATGGGAATTATCTTTGGTACCGATGGAAGAACTATCTGAAAATTATCTTGAATGGAGAAAGTATCCCATAGGTACAGGAATCTATAAAGTAGTTGAGCCTGGGTATCAAAACGGTCTATTAAAGCTTGTTTTAACTAAACCTATTAATCTAAATTCATTGACGCAAATAAATATATACACTAATAGTATACAAAATATTGATTATGATTTATCAATTCTTAATTCGTTACCGAATTTTAAAATACTTAAAACTAACTACCCATATAAGCAGTTTAGTATCACGTTTGTAAATACCAGTGACTTAAGCAAAAATTATAATTTCAGAAAATTTGTACAATTAGTAATAGACAAAAAAAAACTAGAAAAAATTATTATGGGACATAAAGAAATAAAAACATTGGCCAATAAATCTTGGCTTGAAAAAGAAGTAGTAAATGAGGAAAATTTAAAACTTATAAAAGGATATTTAGAAAAAATACCATTTGAATTAATGCAAAAGGAATGGTTTATTTCAGTATATTCTGGAACAAAAAATTTATCTAAAGAAAAGCAAAATTTAGTAAATGAATTAATATCTCAATTAAAAGAGTACGGATTTAATATCAATTATAAAATATTTAACACCCAGCATTTACCAAAAGATATTGCACTAAAAACGGTCTTTGATTTAAGTTACTATAAAGTGAACCCATTTGATTATTTGTATAAGTATTTAAGATTAACAAAAAATTCTGAAGACATTTATAGTAAACCTGAATATGATGCTACCTTAGAAGAATTGTACAAAAAAGCATTATATGCTGAAAATAGAGATATAAAATTTAAATATATAAATGAACTTGACAACTATGTCACTGAAAAAGCTTATTGGATTCCTTTATTGGAGTCTGAGGTTGAATATTATTACAATCCAAAAACAATTGAGAAACTAAGCAGTGATAATGATTTTCTGTATTTAAAATTTGAAGATATTGTGTTAAAAAATTGA